Sequence from the Rhinolophus ferrumequinum isolate MPI-CBG mRhiFer1 chromosome 19, mRhiFer1_v1.p, whole genome shotgun sequence genome:
GAGAGCACAGATCTTGCCTTACTCTATCTAAAGccagaatttttaagaaatactttttaactGTTTTTGAAAACAGGGTTTTGTGGTAGCGCCTTAGGAAGCTGGACAAGAGTAAGGTGGAGGCTGACTAGTGGGCCTTTGGGCCCCATCATTGCttcaattgaaaataaatggaactgCTCTTACCTGTTTTAGATACTGCAGCATGATAGTACTGTTATTACTCCTTTGAgtaataactattttattataacagAGATTCTGCTGTgaacaaagtttgaaaaccactgtacTTAAGGGTTAGAGTATGAGTTTGGTTAATATTTATAGACTAGAGCCAAGTTCCTTCACGACAGGTCGTAGGCATATAGATGCAGGGTCAGTATACATAGGACAACTATCATGGATACTTGGTGTCCAGAAGGATCACAAATTGTTAATCCTGTGAATGGCTAAGGGGAAGGATGTGTGCAGGCAACTGGGACTTAAGGTACTGTCTACTAAGATACTACGGTCACCAAATCACAACTGCTCTGGGGACACCAGGGTTAACCTGTGAGAGCTTGCAGACCTCCTTTGAGGCACATTAAAGCCAGAAATGTGTGAGTGGCCTCCAGAGATGACCTACTTTGATGTTCAGTGCTTCATTTTCTCAGAACTGCTCGGCTACAAAATACTCTGAAGCTGCCCTGCTGTGACTGCTCCCCAGTGGACTTTGAACTTGGACAGTATCCTGACACTAAATGAGCATAAAGGTGTGCTGTAATGTCTTATAAGAAAATGGCAACAAGACAAggtctctttttttaaaagttttgtatgGCTCAGAGCCTATGGAGAAATGGGAGTGCCCTCAATTAACTGCTTCTTTTGAATCTGCTCAGTGGCTGAAACTCAAGACTCATGCATCAGCGCTTTGTTAAGAGCACTGCCTCTAAGTGCCAAATATATTACCCACATGAGCCAagtaattaccgtgtttccctgaaaataagacctagccggacaactagctctaatgagtcttttggagcaaaacttagtattttttaaaatttattttacttattaatattctttaaattattttactataagaccgggtcttatattaatttttgctccaaaagacgcattagagctgattgtccggctaggtcttattttgggggaaacagggtaactacGAATCCCTGATCCATTTCTTTGATTCAAGTTGCAAGTCGCAGCCCAGAGATAATCCATCTCTAACTCTGGGATGGCCAACAGGCATTCAATACCTGCTCCAAAGTTTTAGAAGTAACTTAAGTCATAGAATAAAAGTTGCTTATGAGTTTTCTTGATGTCAGCAATTCAATTCATTGAAGAAAAAATGGATTGTGAATGTTTACTTTCATTAAATCTGTGCTCAGTGATTTTATAGCAAAGAACATATATAAGAAGTATTACACACAAAATGAGAATTTCATTAACACTGACAGGTATATACTAAGGTACAAAAACAAGTGATTGacttggaaaattaattttatttacaaatgttcTCCTATAAACAAAGATGCCATTCCACCCCCCCTTTACAATATAACTGATAATtgccagaaaaaaacatttacagtTTTAATCTTTCTGCAAAAGAACTGCATTATGGGATAAGCAAATATGGGATGGtctaagacataaaaacaaaacaaaaatcaacttatCCAGCATGAATGCCCTATTGACAGACAGAAGGAGGAATTCAAAATCACACCCCTTAACGTGTTACTCCAAGAAACTGAAACGTGGTAATTTTGGGAGAGGTAAATGCTTCACAATAAAGTTGTCTTATGTAGCACAGTTTAATTGTGATTGTTTAGGATTGATCTTGCAGGCCAATAtttatgctgatttttaaaaataagtcatcaTTGTAAAAAGGGCTTATCTACACATATGTTTCTACTAATGAAAATATGTAGATACTGATCTAGTCTCATCATTCAGGCCAATTAGTAAAATAACAAATgcatgaaaacaacttaaaacaaaaacataatcaTCATGTGATTATCTGACTTACAAATTTAGAATTCTCCCTGAAATCAGGGAGTATTGCTCCTCCACAGTTActgtaaatttgaatttttcataGCCAAGACAATATATAGACAAAATATGTAtccaaagaattcaaaataaaattatccaaattacctacttctcattttatatgtagttactttttaaaaaccctttaaATTTTATCTAGGAGGATAATCACTCAGATCATAGCTAAGTTACAAGGAAtttcaaaactttgaaaaaaaattcatcccTGAGACGTGAGAGAAAAAGCTCTAAAAACACAGAAGTGACAGTCCTGTACCCTTTGAACAATCTTTACCATACCATGTACTTTTATTAACAGTCAGCAATCAAATGTATTCCAATCCTGGATAGTTACTGCCTCTGATGATCTGATCTTTTTGTAATGAAACTGTaagttcaacattttaaaaaatcagataaataGGGACTCTGGTTTTATTGTCAGGTTTATATTTTGGTTAAGTCCAACGACAGCCAGCTAGGATACACATATTCCAATAAAGATCGAAGTAATAACTTCTGCTGGCATCTCTtcttctgagtctccatttccacAATGATCTTTACCCAAATAGTAAAAGTAATACAATTACGATTGAGTTTACTATTATCAATGgcactgcaaagaaaaaaaatagtttgttaccagaaagaaaatatcaggaaaaaactAAGTCAGTCATTAGCATCCCGGAAGGATGGAAATACCCAACAATCTATCAGCATGATCATGTTGCAAATACTTGTAACAGGAGCATTCAAACATGCACTGGATCATACAAcccaaaacttattttaaagagGGCTTGTGTGATGGGGGATAAGGATCACATTGGTACAACTAGATCAATACGAAAACAGCTGTGGATAGTGCCAGTGTTACTCTGGGAACACAGAAACACAATGGACTCAGGCAGAAGTAGATCCTTATGACTGCCAGGGACACTTGACATTAGAAATACAGTGCGAAGAAGATTCCGTAGCTTCATCATTAAATTAAGAATGAACTTATCATTCTATCCAAAATTGTGATTAAAGCAGCtaaaaagaggcagagagacagagagagagagagaccctagttttaatgattttaaataaaaggtttGAACTCTTCTTTCTTGAGTtgctctaaaatattttcaaatacaataGCGGATATGGGACATTAATTCTTCTCTTGAAAGCCTTATAGGACTTTAAAGGGCTTTACTAGTACATGGAAGCAACAGCATTTCCAAAAGGCAAGAACATCATTGTCTTTAACTCTAAGGCAACATACAAACAGATTATACCACCAAGCATTCCACTTGCATCAACTGGCTGAGATAGAAACAAGAGGCAAACTGAAAAAAACCAATAACTTTTAAGCAATAAAGccctgttaaagagaaaaaagaaatcccactACAAAGATGGTATTTGGTAGTACTCACACTCGAAAGCTTTGCTACTTAAATCAAACCACACAACTTAAAGAGTGCTCTACTAGTTTTTCTTCTTACCTCTCATCACAGTTCTTACAGATCGGATAAGGTTCATTAGCTGAGATTTAATTCCTGGCTCCTCGCCGAATCCGCCAATTCCCTGGTCTGTTCCCCAACCAACTGCATAATATAAAGATGATTAGCTGTGTTAAAATTTATTATGCATTCACCTTGCTCCCTCATTAGTCATGTCCTAAAAGATTATCTTCAGCCTTTgttaaagacataaaatataaagtCATATGACCTAAAAGTAGAAACAATACTAACTTAAATATATTAGagtatattttttacttttgataaGCAGCAAAAACTCATTTCATTTCCACtatgattttataaaatcaaCTACAGTCTAATAAATTATGTCGTGGCATTTAACTCAGTAAAGGTGACCGCTATGACAccct
This genomic interval carries:
- the IER3IP1 gene encoding immediate early response 3-interacting protein 1, with protein sequence MAFTLYSLLQAALLCVNAIAVLHEERFLKNIGWGTDQGIGGFGEEPGIKSQLMNLIRSVRTVMRVPLIIVNSIVIVLLLLFG